The sequence below is a genomic window from Alphaproteobacteria bacterium.
CGGTTGTTTCGGGCGCGCGTGTTGACGTGAAGCCAGGCAATGCAATGCCACTTAAGAACATGCCTGTTGGCACCATCATCCATAACGTAGAAATGCGCGTTGGTAAGGGTGGTCAAATCGCACGTTCAGCTGGTGCATACGCACAATTGGTTGGCCGTGATAATGGTAAGGCACAAATCAAGATTACCTCGGGTGAAGTTCGTCTCGTTCCAGAAGATTGCATGGCAACGGTTGGCGCAGTTTCAAACCCAGATCATTTCAACATTTCACTTGGTAAAGCAGGCCGTAAGCGCTGGATGGGTACACGCCCAACCGTTCGCGGCGTTGCGATGAACCCGATCGACCATCCGCACGGTGGTGGTGAAGGCCGCACATCCGGTGGTCGTCATCCAGTAACGCCGTGGGGTAAGGGCACCAAGGGTACTAAGACACGCAAGAACAAGCGCACCACACTGAACATCATTCAGGGTCGCAAGAAACGCAATAAGGGATAATAGGAGTTAAAATGGCACGTTCAGTTTGGAAAGGCCCATTTGTTGACGGGTATATGTTGAAGAAGGCGGATAAAGCCCGCGCTTCAGGCCGTCATGAAATCATCAAGACCTGGTCACGTCGTTCGACCATCTTGCCACAGTTTGTTGGCCTGACCTTTGGTGTTTATAACGGCCACAAGTTTTTGCCAGTTTCAGTAACCGAACACATGATTGGTCATAAGTTTGGTGAATTCGCTCCGACACGTATTTTCGTTGCACATGGCGGCACCGAAAAGAAGACAGAAGAAAAGTAAGAGGGTAACGAATGAGTAAGTCAGCAAACCCAAGAGAAGTAGCCGACAACGAAGCGATGGCAATTGCCCGCACCGTTCGCTCTGGCGCACGTAAGCTTAACCTTGTTGCGCAAATGATCCGCGGCAAGAAAGCTTCGGCTGCTTTGACCATGCTTGCGTTCAATGAACGTCGTGTTTCAAAGGAAGTTTACAAGGTTT
It includes:
- the rplB gene encoding 50S ribosomal protein L2; amino-acid sequence: MALKTYNPVTPSTRQLVQIDRSELWKGGPVKSLTEGVRKTGGRNNKGRITTRHIGGGHKKLYRKVDFKRLTHDIPATVERLEYDPGRTAFIALIKYTNGVLSYILAPQRLKVGDTVVSGARVDVKPGNAMPLKNMPVGTIIHNVEMRVGKGGQIARSAGAYAQLVGRDNGKAQIKITSGEVRLVPEDCMATVGAVSNPDHFNISLGKAGRKRWMGTRPTVRGVAMNPIDHPHGGGEGRTSGGRHPVTPWGKGTKGTKTRKNKRTTLNIIQGRKKRNKG
- the rpsS gene encoding 30S ribosomal protein S19, coding for MARSVWKGPFVDGYMLKKADKARASGRHEIIKTWSRRSTILPQFVGLTFGVYNGHKFLPVSVTEHMIGHKFGEFAPTRIFVAHGGTEKKTEEK